A window of the Bufo gargarizans isolate SCDJY-AF-19 chromosome 1, ASM1485885v1, whole genome shotgun sequence genome harbors these coding sequences:
- the LOC122925047 gene encoding gastrula zinc finger protein XlCGF26.1-like has protein sequence MINQGEDLTDIKVEVEERMMGDPPCKIEVEENIPGDVTTEDNSKNFEGNFMLSLNYKVEDEDIMPRSSGENLNTLNVYAGLHSTDLSYNHPNHEEASPYRSHIVNTSTGQKGRKRFQRDRESANRLSLSIPRQILTGDKLCSCSECGKCFTYKSHLVRHEIIHTGEKPYSCSECGKCFTQKSKLFTHQRSHTGEKLYSCSECGKCFIDKSSLVAHERIHTGEKPYSCSECGKCFTQKSNLVTHQRIHTGVKPYSCTECGKCFTDKSSLLTHEKMHTGKTPYSCSECGKCFKDKSSLFIHERCHRKEKPYSCSECEKCFTQKSHLVTHQRSHTGEKPYVCSECEKCFTEKSSLVTHKKMHTGEKPYSCSECGKCFRDKSGLVKHERIHTGEKPYICSECGKCFTQKSKLVIHQRFHTGEKPYSCAECRKCFKQKSHLIIHQRFHTGEKPYSCSECRKCFAQKSHLVKHQRSHTGEKPYSCSQCGKCFTHKSNLVTHHRSHTKEQPYSCSECGKCFTAKAKLMKHQRSHTEDQLF, from the exons atgataaatcagggggaagatctgactgatattaaagtggaggttgaagagcggatgatgggcgatcccccatGTAAGATTGAGGTGGAGGAGAacattccaggagatgtcaccacag AAGATAACAGTAAGAACTTTGAGGGAAACTTCATGTTATCACTAAATTATAAAGTAGAAGATGAAGATATCATGCCgcgctcttcaggagaaaacctcAATACCCTTAATGTATATGcaggacttcacagtacagatctatCATATAATCACCCTAATCATGAGGAGGCTTCTCCTTACCGATCACACATTGTTAACACAAGTACAGGTCAGAAAGGGAGAAAACGGTTTCAACGTGATAGAGAGTCCGCAAACAGATTAAGTCTTTCCATTCCCAGGCAAATTCTCACAGGGGATAAGTTAtgctcctgttcagaatgtgggaagtgctttACATATAAATCccatcttgttagacatgagataattcacacaggagagaagccatactcttgttcagaatgtggaaaatgttttacacagaaatcaaagctttttacacatcagagaagtcacacaggagagaagttgtattcatgttcagaatgtgggaaatgtttcattgataaatcaagtcttgttgcacatgagagaattcacacaggtgagaagccctattcatgttcagaatgtgggaaatgttttacacagaaatcaaaccttgttacacatcagagaattcacacaggagtgaaGCCATATTCCTgtacagaatgtggaaaatgttttacagataaatcaagtCTTCTTACACATGAGAAAATGCACACAGGGAAGACGCcatattcctgttcagaatgtgggaaatgttttaaagatAAATCAAGTCTTTTTATACATGAGAGATGTCATAGAaaggagaagccgtattcatgttcagaatgcgagaaatgttttacacagaaatcacatcttgttacacatcagagaagtcacacaggagaaaagccatatgtatgttcagaatgtgagaaatgttttacagagaaatcaagtcttgttacacATAAGAAAatgcacacaggagagaagccatattcatgttcagaatgtggaaaatgttttagagATAAATCAggtcttgttaaacatgagagaattcacacaggagagaaaccatatatatgttcagaatgtgggaaatgttttacacagaaatcaaagcttgttatacatcagagatttcacacaggagagaaaccgtatTCCTGCGcagaatgtagaaaatgttttaaacaAAAATCACATCTCATTATACATCAGAGATTTCACaccggagagaagccatattcatgctcggaatgtagaaaatgttttgcacaaaaatcacatcttgttaaacatcagagaagtcatacaggagagaagccatattcatgctcacaatgtggaaaatgctttacacacaaatcaaatcttgttacacatcataGAAGTCACACAAAAGAGCAACCAtactcatgttcagaatgtgggaaatgttttactgctAAAGCCAAACTTATGAagcatcagagaagtcacacagaagatcagctgttttaa